A DNA window from Polyodon spathula isolate WHYD16114869_AA chromosome 18, ASM1765450v1, whole genome shotgun sequence contains the following coding sequences:
- the LOC121331143 gene encoding QRFP-like peptide receptor, whose amino-acid sequence MNYSLDFHGTNLKLLKLLPDGNFSLGALGNLSHNLLLYEGAELEKILLLTIKEPTTIALTVMYLVSFVVGFTGNIMSIKVLTNKGSKRMSGVSATRALLINLAICDLMVVCICMPITLGHKIYTAWVYGDFLCRAVPFTQAVSVAASVLSLTVISINRYYSVHNPLNARSFFTRKKIFWTIVIVWVLSSGICMPLIFMNKRDEIHLIENLQFVFPICREIWPHVKLKQAYNCLLFCALYCLPVTFNLIISFLTGRKLWSTSTQFKKFDSRNQSLPASRLNNRKNIAKMVVALVLLFAISWLPLYMVDIWIDFSTPDSHREETPPPWILQVRPFAQWLGLTNSSLNPICYCFVGDLYRSAKEMKSRYQGRIISFFSFFLSEEFPASTIPKPLSFERPARDMCKDSTCNTLVDVHISRTTMCETALDSCHPVTLHTFSARRHSLVQSDQTTL is encoded by the coding sequence ATGAATTACTCTTTGGATTTTCATGGTACCAACCTGAAGCTTCTTAAGCTGTTGCCTGATGGAAACTTTTCACTTGGAGCTTTAGGCAATTTGAGCCACAATCTGTTGCTCTATGAAGGTGCGGAACTTGAAAAGATATTATTACTGACAATTAAAGAGCCCACTACCATTGCCCTTACAGTGATGTACCTGGTGTCCTTTGTAGTCGGGTTCACTGGCAACATCATGTCCATTAAAGTGCTCACTAACAAAGGAAGCAAAAGAATGTCAGGTGTTAGTGCAACCAGAGCCTTACTGATAAACTTAGCCATATGTGACTTGATGGTTGTGTGCATTTGCATGCCCATTACTTTGGGTCACAAGATTTATACGGCTTGGGTGTATGGAGACTTTCTCTGCAGAGCGGTGCCTTTCACTCAAGCAGTTTCAGTTGCTGCTAGTGTCCTTAGTTTGACTGTCATAAGCATTAACAGATACTACAGTGTCCACAACCCTTTAAATGCTAGATCTTTTTTCACCCGAAAGAAGATCTTCTGGACAATTGTCATTGTGTGGGTCTTGTCTTCTGGTATATGCATGCCTCTgatatttatgaacaaaagaGACGAGATACACCTCATAGAAAACCTACAGTTCGTTTTTCCCATTTGTAGAGAAATCTGGCCTCACGTGAAGCTGAAGCAAGCTTATAACTGTCTGTTGTTTTGCGCCCTCTACTGTCTCCCGGTCACATTCAACTTAATAATCAGCTTCTTGACTGGCCGTAAGCTTTGGAGCACTTCCACACAGTTTAAGAAATTTGACTCCAGAAACCAATCCCTGCCAGCCTCCAGGCTAAACAACCGGAAGAACATTGCCAAAATGGTGGTGGCCTTGGTTCTCCTGTTTGCCATTTCTTGGCTCCCTCTTTATATGGTGGACATTTGGATAGATTTTAGTACCCCGGACTCTCACAGAGAAGAAACTCCTCCGCCATGGATCCTGCAAGTAAGACCTTTTGCACAGTGGCTTGGTCTGACCAACTCTAGCCTTAACCCAATTTGCTATTGTTTTGTTGGAGACCTGTACAGATCGGCCAAGGAAATGAAAAGCAGGTACCAGGGTAGAATCATTTCCTTCTTTAGCTTCTTTTTATCTGAAGAATTCCCAGCCTCCACCATCCCCAAGCCGCTGTCCTTTGAAAGACCTGCCCGTGACATGTGCAAAGACTCCACCTGTAACACTTTGGTTGATGTTCATATCTCACGGACAACCATGTGTGAGACAGCACTGGACTCCTGCCATCCAGTGACTCTTCATACATTCTCTGCAAGAAGACATTCCTTGGTGCAGTCTGATCAAACTACATTATAG